The nucleotide window TGTAGTCTTCCAGTGCGGCCTGGTAGTCGTGGTAAGCCAGCTGCTCGATTTCGCCCCGGCGGTGGCGGGCTTCAGGGTAGCTGGGCTTAAAGTGAATAGCAGCCGACAGGTAACTGTGCGCCGTGCTCCATTGCTGCTCCGTGTAGGCTTTCAGGCCGTCTTCGTAGTTGCTCCGGGCGGTTACGTGGTCCATCGTCAGCTTCACGGAAAGCATGAAAGCTATCAGCAGCGCTACAAACAGAAACGTAAGCAGGTAGTCGCGGCGGGTGAAGCGCGTTTTCTGGCGCGGAATGGGCCGGTAGTGCCGCTCCGCCGAAGAAGCCGGCCGGCGGGTGCGCACGGGGCCGGCGGCGGGTGGCGGTGCCCCGTAGATGTGCTGATGCTGCTGCCGGAACTGCTGCTGCCGGCGGGCCTGCTCTATTTGCTGGGCTTCGCGCCACAACTGCTGGTCGTAGGCTGCGCGGCGGGCGGGGTCGGCCAGAATGCCGTGGGCAATGCTGATTTGCTTGAACAACTCCTCGTAGCGGGTATCTCCCTGGTGCCGGTCGGGATGGTAGCGCAAAGCCAGCTGCTTATACGCTTGCTTGATTTCCAGCCGGGTGGCTGTGGGCGACACGCCAAGTACGTGGTAATGATTCTGGCTCAAGGGGCAGGACTCGGGGCAACAAGTACGCCATTTTTCCGGGCGAACCTAGACGTTGAACAGGGTTTTCCGTATGAAGTTCCATTCCAGTTCGACCGTCTTGTTTATGGTTGAGCTGGTTTTCTGTCATCTGATGTTCTACTAATTCCTCGCTGCCGCATGGCTTACGACGACGACGCATCCAAAACGCCCCGCAACGACAGCCTGATGGGGAACCTGATGGGCTACCTCGACACCCGCATCGACCTGGTACGGCTGGAGGTTCAGGAAAAAGTAAAAGTAGCCTTCGTAGGCACAGCCCACGGCCTTACCATGGCCATTATCGGGCTCATGTTTCTCGTGTTTCTAAGTGTTTTCGCCGGCCTGGCCCTCAATGAAGCTCTTGACAGCTCGTACTGGGGTTTTGGCATTGTGGCGGGCTTCTACCTGTTGCTGCTCATTATCTTCATCGTAGGAGTAGATAAGAAGCTGTTTCAGAGCCTGGCCGATAAAACGCTCAGCAATACCATCTACAAATCCGACAAACGTCAAGCGTAAGCTGCTGCTATGGCTGATCTGCACAATCCCCTGTTCGAGGACGAAAAAGAGTTTCTGGAGCGTCAGAAGCTGGAATACGAGCGTGCCCTGCTGGGCGACGTGGAAAACATCAAGGAGCAAAGTCAGCGCGTGGGCAAGTTCGCCCTCATTGGCGCAGGCTTGGCCGGTAGCATCTGGCTGATTGCCAAAGCGCTGCGTTCCAAGCCCAAATACTCGCTCGATGAGGACGAGGAGGAAGATGAATACGCCCGGCACCTGCACCGCACCAGCCCTTCTTCCCGCCCCGCCCCGGCGCGCCGTTCAGCTGTTGATGAAGCGGTGGCCGATGACCTGGGCTTTGGAGTAGGCCATCATCAGAACGACCGGGGCGCGCAGGCCGGCTACCACGCCGCTACCCATGACCGCGCCCACCTGGCCCCCGATGTCTACCACACCGATGCCGACCCGTTTCAGCCGGTAAACTTTGCCTCGTCCAGCACACCGGCCACGCGGCGGCCACCCGTAGCCGCCCCCGGCTCAGATGCAGCTTCCTCTATTGTGGCCGAGGCATTCCACTCGTTTCTACAGTCGGACACCGGCAAGATGCTGATTGCACAGATTTCGGCGGTACTGATGGCTTACGTGGCGAAAAAAATCGGGGAATATCTACCATCGGACAAAAATCCCGACCTTGCAACGTCGCCTGCCAATGAGGCTACGACGCAGGATATCGACTTTACGTATCACCACGACGACGCGAATGCGCCACAACAGCCTGTATGAGACGCTTAGCACCCGCCGCGCGCACGGCCGCAAGTCGCTGGCTGTCCTGCTCGACCCGGACAACCTGGACGAAGCTGGCTGCCAACACCTGCTGGAGCTAACCGCGCAGCATTCCGTTGAGTACTTTTTTGTGGGGGGTAGCCTGGTGATGAATTCTCATCAGGCTACCCTTATTCAATTGATAAAATCCCGCTCTACGGTGCCGGTGCTGCTTTTCCCGAGCCACAGCCTGCACCTGGAGGGCCCCGCCGACGGTATTCTGCTGCTCTCCCTGATTTCGGGTCGCAACCCGGAGTTCCTGATTGGCCAGCACGTTATTGCCGCGCCGCTATTGCGGGCCAGCAACCTGCAGATTCTGCCTACCGGCTACATGCTGGTAGATACCGGCCGCCAGACCACCGCCAGCTATATCAGCGGCACCACGCCCCTGCCCTACGACAAGCCAGCCATTGCGGCCTGTACTGCCATGGCCGGCGAACAGCTGGGTCTGCGCCTGATGTACCTCGATGGCGGCAGCGGGGCCATGTATCCCGTATCTCCAGCTATGATTCAGGCCGTACGGCAGGCCGTGGAAGTGCCTATTATCGTAGGGGGTGGCATCAACACGACCGAAAAAGCCCAGGCTGCTTTGGCGGCCGGCGCTGATGTCATCGTGGTCGGCAACCAGATTGAAAAAGAGCCTGGATTTCTGGCGGAGGTTTCGCGGGTAGTACATTCCTACAATCAAGTGGCCGTCTGAACCACGGATTGGTCGGATTCCTCGGATTTCGTGGATGATAAAAAGGGCTTACCTTCCGGCAAGCCCTTTTGTTTTCTGCTCCAAGCGGAGTTGCGCCGTCCACGAAATCCGTGGAATCCGAAAAATCCGCGCGAATCCGTGGTTCCGTCGTTAGATGTTCATGGCCGACTCGCGGCGGCGCATCTTGCCGGCCGGAATGCCGAACATCATCTTGAAGCGGCGGCAGAAGTACGCCGTGTCCTTATAGCCCACTTCCTTGCCGATGTCGCGGATGCTCTTTTTGGTGGTACGCAGCAGGAATACAGCGCGCTCCATGCGCTGGTACTCGATGTAGTCCTGCGGGTTGATGCCGGTAAGCATCTTGAAGTACTGGCCCACATAGTCTTCTGACACGTTGGCTACCCCTGATAGCACCTTGTTTGACAGGTCGCCGCCCAGGTTCTCCTTGATGTAGTTGAACAGGTCGATGAGGCGCGGGTCCTTGAAGTAGGTGCTGTTGGTAGCCAGCTGCTCCACGAACATCTTGTTTTTCAGGATGTAGCGCACGATTTCCACCACAATATTCTCGGTGTAAATCGTGATGAGCCGCTCCCGGCCAGGCAGTTCCTGCAGGCTTTCCTCTACTACCTTAATAACCAGATTGGCCAGCTTGGAGTTGCCGGTAATCAGGAAGGCCGGCACGTCAAGCGAGGCGAAGAAGTTCACTGAGTCGAATACCTTGGCCTCAAAGCTCACAAAGGAGTGGCTTTCCTCAGCATCACCGATAAGGTCCAGATCGGAGTTGGAATGGAAGAACTTATCCTTGTTGCTGATCAGGTCGTCGTTGGTGATGACCTTGCCAGCGGAGTCACCATACGTCACTTTAGTCGCACGGCCCCCGGGAATGAAGAGCATTTCGCCTTCCTCCACATTGTGCTGCTCGTCGTCGCCGAAGGCAAGACGGCCCTTGTGCAGCAGGATCAGGTTGTTGCCAACATCGTATGAATTGCGCACAGTGAAAGGCTGCTGTAGTACCAGGTTCTTCGCTTTGATGTAGCGGACCCCGAGCGACTCAATCACTTTATTGTAATCTTCCATAAACCTCTACTGGTTGGGTTGCTTGTAGGGAAACAGGCGGTTACAGCCTGAATGTATACAATACAAAACAAGATATAAAAATTCACAAAAACTAAACCCAGCTAAAAAAATAGCTGGGTTTAGTGCAATGAATCTGACTTTTAGGCAATTCGAGGCTTATTTCAGAATTTCCCGCGAGATTACAATTTTCTGAATCTCGGAAGTACCCTCATAAATCTGGGTAATTTTGGCGTCGCGCATCATGCGCTCTACGTGGTAATCCTTCACAAAACCATAGCCTCCGTGGATCTGAACGGCCTCTACTGCGGTGTCCATAGCCGTTTTGGACGCGAACAGCTTGGCCATAGCGCCTGATTTGGCATAGTCGAGTTGCGCATCCTTGTCGTGGGCAGCCTGCAGACAGAGCAGACGGGCAGCATCGATGTTGGTTGCCATATCGGCCAGCTTGAACTGAATGGCCTGGTGCTGGGAAATGGGCACGCCAAACGCCTTCCGCTCCTTGGCATACTTCACCGACAACTCGTAGGCCCCCGAGGCAATACCCAAAGCCTGCGCTGCTATGCCGATACGGCCGCCAGCCAGTGCCTGCATGGCGAACTTGAAGCCGAAGCCATCTTCGCCGATTCGGTTTTCCTTGGGCACCTTCACGTCGTTGAACATGAGGGAGCAGGTATCAGAGCCGCGGATACCCAGCTTGTTTTCCTTGGGACCGGTCTGGAAGCCCTCCATACCTTTCTCCACAATGAGCACGTTGATACCGCGGTGCTTAAGCTCGGGGTTGGTTTGGGCCATCACCAGGTACACTGAGGCGGTGGTGCCGTTGGTAATCCAGTTTTTGGTTCCGTTCAGCAGGTAATAGTCGCCTTTATCCTCGGCGGTGGTACGCTGGCTGGTGGCATCGGAGCCAGCTTCGGGCTCCGACAGCGCAAAGGCGCCAATCATTTCGCCGGTGGTCAGCTTGGTCAGGTATTTCTGCTTCTGCTCCTCGGTGCCGTATTTTTCCAGGCCCCAGCATACCAAGGTATTATTTACCGACATGATAACGGAGCAGGAAGCATCGACTTTGGAGATTTCTTCCATAGCCAGCACGTAGCTGACAGTATCCATGCCGCCGCCGCCGTATTTGGGGCTTACAATCATTCCCATGAATCCCAGCTCGCCCATTTTCTTGACTTGCTCGGTGGGAAATTTCTGCTGGTCGTCGCGCTCAATCACGCCGGCCCATAGTTCGTTCTGAGCAAAGTCGCGGGCTGCGGCCTGCACAGCCAATTGTTCTTCAGTGAGCTGAAAATTCATGTAAAAGGTACGTGGGTGGGAATTGGGGAAAAGAGCAGGCCGGTAGCCACAGCTGAGTGGTGGCAGGGCTACCGGCTGTCAAAATTACTTCTTAGAAATCGTAGATTACGCAGCATGCCGAATATTTCGGCCACCCACGCTTGCCACCCGCCCTGTATGGGAGGTCAGACGGCCCATAGTGGCAACAAACCAGTTGCGCTAAAGATTAGCGCCGGTCGCGGCTGCCCATGAATATGCTGACGTAGTAGAGCAGCGTGGCCAGGGAGCTGAGCGCGGCTACCACGTACGTCATGGCGGCCCACCACAGCGCGTCTTTAGCCATAGTGTGCTCCTGTGGGGTTACGATACCGCGCTTGTCAATCCAGGCCAGGGCGCGCTTGGAGGCGTCGAACTCCACCGGCAGCGTGACGAAGGAGAAAAGCGTGGTAAGCGAAAACAGCACGATGCCTACGCCCAACGGAATAGGCGTGGTGCGCAGCAGTATCACCCCGGCCAGCAGCACCAGCGGCATAAACCGGGACACCGCGCTGAGGGCCGGCACCATAGCCGAGCGGAACTGCAGCGCCGCGTAAG belongs to Hymenobacter sp. J193 and includes:
- a CDS encoding DnaJ domain-containing protein, producing MSQNHYHVLGVSPTATRLEIKQAYKQLALRYHPDRHQGDTRYEELFKQISIAHGILADPARRAAYDQQLWREAQQIEQARRQQQFRQQHQHIYGAPPPAAGPVRTRRPASSAERHYRPIPRQKTRFTRRDYLLTFLFVALLIAFMLSVKLTMDHVTARSNYEDGLKAYTEQQWSTAHSYLSAAIHFKPSYPEARHRRGEIEQLAYHDYQAALEDYTVAIQQEEIATPRRARLWWRMGQCYAAVGQSGKALRSFNQALAVDSTQTGAWLDRGELRLFEQRQFRPAILDLTTGLRQREAQGKSPSGRYLTYRGLAWFKLGEFQAARADYQQVLLNQPRNGQIYFLLGRLAEAQQNRAAACEFFGRAARLGYLYAEEARLKTPCL
- a CDS encoding phage holin family protein, with the protein product MAYDDDASKTPRNDSLMGNLMGYLDTRIDLVRLEVQEKVKVAFVGTAHGLTMAIIGLMFLVFLSVFAGLALNEALDSSYWGFGIVAGFYLLLLIIFIVGVDKKLFQSLADKTLSNTIYKSDKRQA
- a CDS encoding geranylgeranylglyceryl/heptaprenylglyceryl phosphate synthase, encoding MRHNSLYETLSTRRAHGRKSLAVLLDPDNLDEAGCQHLLELTAQHSVEYFFVGGSLVMNSHQATLIQLIKSRSTVPVLLFPSHSLHLEGPADGILLLSLISGRNPEFLIGQHVIAAPLLRASNLQILPTGYMLVDTGRQTTASYISGTTPLPYDKPAIAACTAMAGEQLGLRLMYLDGGSGAMYPVSPAMIQAVRQAVEVPIIVGGGINTTEKAQAALAAGADVIVVGNQIEKEPGFLAEVSRVVHSYNQVAV
- a CDS encoding AraC family transcriptional regulator, whose product is MEDYNKVIESLGVRYIKAKNLVLQQPFTVRNSYDVGNNLILLHKGRLAFGDDEQHNVEEGEMLFIPGGRATKVTYGDSAGKVITNDDLISNKDKFFHSNSDLDLIGDAEESHSFVSFEAKVFDSVNFFASLDVPAFLITGNSKLANLVIKVVEESLQELPGRERLITIYTENIVVEIVRYILKNKMFVEQLATNSTYFKDPRLIDLFNYIKENLGGDLSNKVLSGVANVSEDYVGQYFKMLTGINPQDYIEYQRMERAVFLLRTTKKSIRDIGKEVGYKDTAYFCRRFKMMFGIPAGKMRRRESAMNI
- a CDS encoding acyl-CoA dehydrogenase, whose translation is MNFQLTEEQLAVQAAARDFAQNELWAGVIERDDQQKFPTEQVKKMGELGFMGMIVSPKYGGGGMDTVSYVLAMEEISKVDASCSVIMSVNNTLVCWGLEKYGTEEQKQKYLTKLTTGEMIGAFALSEPEAGSDATSQRTTAEDKGDYYLLNGTKNWITNGTTASVYLVMAQTNPELKHRGINVLIVEKGMEGFQTGPKENKLGIRGSDTCSLMFNDVKVPKENRIGEDGFGFKFAMQALAGGRIGIAAQALGIASGAYELSVKYAKERKAFGVPISQHQAIQFKLADMATNIDAARLLCLQAAHDKDAQLDYAKSGAMAKLFASKTAMDTAVEAVQIHGGYGFVKDYHVERMMRDAKITQIYEGTSEIQKIVISREILK
- a CDS encoding zinc metallopeptidase, yielding MYSTGPIYLILILATVAGMIIQWRLRSKFTQYSQIGLQSGLSGKQIAELMLADHGITDVRVISTEGRLTDHYNPADKTVNLSEEVYAARSASAAAVAAHECGHAVQHATAYAALQFRSAMVPALSAVSRFMPLVLLAGVILLRTTPIPLGVGIVLFSLTTLFSFVTLPVEFDASKRALAWIDKRGIVTPQEHTMAKDALWWAAMTYVVAALSSLATLLYYVSIFMGSRDRR